ATCTACCCGACAAGCTCAATTCTGAGACTGAAAAAGAAGTGCAAAAGAAAATAGAAGACATGTTTGCTGATTAATTACCAAATAAATAGatcatttatacttttatttcgtgttttcatagaaatttaaacaaattaatgaaaaaagaatAAGCTTtcttttttccttatataattcaactacatttatacaaaaattatattcttatatatacatgttaattatgtgacattttaaaaactgtatgCAAAGAATCTGTGAAAGTgacgaatgaaataaatgaaaaaaaatacgattgtTGTTTGTTCCGGCAACAGTCAATGTCAAAACTGTcacctttatttttattaaatttgaaaatggcGGACGATGCATCGAGTAGTAGTGCGTGTACcggtaatttaattgaaaattcagTAAATCAAgatgaattaataatgaaacaacAACGTGAAATAGAAAAAGAGGTAACGCTGATAATTTTGTACACTTTGAGTCAGTAAGTGTGggtcttttaatttataaggtaGGATgtcattgtttgtttgttttcagATATCCGAGAGTATACCGCTCGTCGGCGATCTCGAGGAGCTGTCCTCACTAGAAAAAGAATATAACGAAGATCCCGTGTATATGCTGAAAATTAAAGATCTCGCGtccaaatataaatctattagaAGAACTCGTCCGGACGGCAATTGCTTTTTTCGGGCTTTTTCTTACGGGTATTTAGAGCACCTACTCACTGATAAAAAAGAATacgataaattttatgaaatagctAAGAATTCAAAAGAAATACTGGTCGCTTTAGGATTCCCTCAGTTCACTGTAGAGGATTTCTATGAAACGGTGAGTCGACCTTTTTAaggttatatatgtttgttttggtTATATTTTGCAAGTTTTTTGTCActactatataattaaattaaccgGAGTAAAGAACGTTCAGTTTACCCAGTTAGTACACGATCCGATACCGATATTGTTGAACAATACTATATACCATGCAGTTGATTTTTAAGGCTTCAATAATCACATAGGTCAGGGTTGAATGGATTCAATTTTTGTTATCCATGGTGTCTGCTCCAGTAACGGCTTCTTACTGAGAAGTTTGTATATGTCAACGATTTTCTCCATTATCATAGACAGTCACACACTCCCATCTATATCTTGATGAGATTACAAAGGAATCAAAAAACATATTCTGCTTCAGttaaacaaaatgatatgTTATCTTTTAACAGTGCTTATAAGAGCTCTCctattatatatctaatatatataatgttttagtttATGGAAGTTGTACAAAGAGTGGGTGAGCAGGCAGGGGGAGCCCCAGACGAGCTCGGCTCCATCAGAGAGGAACTTCATGACAAATTTAATAAGCAGGGCTACTCGGACTACATAGTTGTTTATTTGCGCCTCATTACCTCAGGACAGCTGCAAACCCAGCATGATTTCTACCAGAATTTCATAGAAGGTCCCCGTACAGTCACAGAATTTTGTCGACAGGTATAGTAACTAAATTCAGTAGGTTTGAACAAATCtacaatgttattatataacaaaaagcaAATTGCTAAGTGCATAATAATACTTGTTTATCCTTGAAAGGGCAGTTTATTTAATCctgaatataattacatattttaagaaacatgAAATGACATCTTCTGTGAAGGCAACTCATTTGCTACAATCTCGAGTGgggaaactattttataactttcacaTACAGTTCGtggtgaaatatatataaaaatctatataagatTTCCAACCCTCTCAATGAATCTTCCTCAAGCCCTGCACGGACTATGTGATGTTGTACCAATTTTTAAAGTCTCATTTCAgacattaaacttttaaattatcgaTTTCATTTGAAAACTACAGCATTATTGTGGAATTTATTACCGAGttctgaattaattattatccaaTTATTCAAATTCTTTGGACAATAAGACTTTCAAAGTAGAAACAAGGAGTCATTATGTGGAACGATGTATAGTATAGTTGTATGTTCCAGGAAGTGGAGCCGATGTACAAAGAGTCTGACCACATTCACATCATCGCCTTGAGTAACGCATTAAATGTTGGTGTTCGAGTCAAGTATATGGACAGGGGGGAAGGCAGTCAGGTTGGCATTTTATGCTTGTTACCTCAACAGTTGCAGAgtacattgttatattttaaatactattaacaTTGTAACCACTTAAAGCTATGGAAAGTTtggtgaaattataaaattatatgtatatacatacattgtgTACCGTCCATATGTAAAGTGTGGGTAGTATAAAAATTCACattcacatattaaaaatatttttaatctgtgataTAACAAACACAATAGTACCAGGTGATGAGATGGAATACTTCCAGCTGTATAATGTATGTCTCTTCCAGGTGATCGCCCACGACTTCCCCGAGGGCTCGTCTCCGCTGGTCCACCTGCTATACCGGCCTGGACACTATGATATCCTCTACGCGTGATCATGctcttattacttattaaacttaattgtCTCTCactcattgttttattacactccttatataatatatcgttGATGGACATTTAAACTAagaggtattttattttacttcattcGTTGTATTCGCAGAAGTTTGTGTTTcctgttatatatgtataatattagatttgttttactgacaataaatgtaattgcctttgttgtaaaatgaaattagGTGGCGGTTAAAGtactattaaaatgattaagaCAGCCCTTTTGTTTAACTGAAATGTTACTTtctacaaagaaataaataaatgttcaagAAAATaagagataataaataaaataaaaattatttaatctgtcAAGTTCTACAAAATTAAAGCACTTTGTCCTTAAACCTGGAAGGATAaagattcaaaaatattacatcagCTTGGTGATCACCGACAAAAGTACACACCCTCTGGTTCCCTCTTGGGCTTCATTCCGGCAAAGAATGCTTTGATGTCTTCCTCCTTGACAATTTCTTTCCTGTCCTTGAAGCTTTTAAGGAAGTCTAATAGCTTGTCTCTCATTTTGTTGTACTCTGTCAAGGCATTGATCTGTTGGATTCTATCCAGCGATGAAAGTGCTTGGAGCCCTTTTCATACTGTGATGGCTTACCGTTGTGTTTCTCCTTGCCCAAGCTCTCGTAGGCGACGACTGTGTCTTCAGTGTCCATAAGGAACATAACAGACAGGTCCTTATACATGCTCAGACATTCATTGCATGTGCAGAGTCTCTGGCGGAAGGTTGAGGCCAGAATGTTGCTCCTCTGTACactttttgtcatttttaggACAAGTGCATGGTTTGTCAGTCACCTCTCCTAATTTACTTTTCTTACTCACTGAACTATCTGTTGTTTCTTTTGTGgaaagttttcttttttctgATCCTTGTGATTGCTGTCCCCTGTTACTTCATCAGTAGCAGCGTCTGTATAATTACGTCAACAGGATGCTACAGTTACCACCACCTTCATTTTTGTTTCCTTTCCTTTTGATGTTTTGTACCACATC
The genomic region above belongs to Danaus plexippus chromosome 4, MEX_DaPlex, whole genome shotgun sequence and contains:
- the LOC133319685 gene encoding ubiquitin thioesterase otubain-like, whose amino-acid sequence is MSKLSPLFLLNLKMADDASSSSACTGNLIENSVNQDELIMKQQREIEKEISESIPLVGDLEELSSLEKEYNEDPVYMLKIKDLASKYKSIRRTRPDGNCFFRAFSYGYLEHLLTDKKEYDKFYEIAKNSKEILVALGFPQFTVEDFYETFMEVVQRVGEQAGGAPDELGSIREELHDKFNKQGYSDYIVVYLRLITSGQLQTQHDFYQNFIEGPRTVTEFCRQEVEPMYKESDHIHIIALSNALNVGVRVKYMDRGEGSQVIAHDFPEGSSPLVHLLYRPGHYDILYA